GGTGATCGCGGCGCCTTGCCGCCATTCTCCGCCACGGGCGAGCGACCGAACTCACCACCCCAGACCACGAGCGTGCTGTCGAGCATGCCGCTGATTTTCAGATCATCGAGCAGCGCGGCGATGGGGCCATCCGTCTCGGCGCAGTGGAGGTCGTGGTTTTTTTTCAGATCATCATGGGCATCCCAGGCCTTCGGGCCCTCATTGCCACCGCTATAGACCTGGACGAAGCGCACACCGCGCTCCACCAGCCGCCGTGCGAGTAGGCAATTCTTCCCAAAGTGTGAGGTGGTCTGGTGATCGAGGCCATCATTTTGCGCACGCTTTCTGGCTCACTAGAGAGGTCGGTGCACTCGCTTTGGCACTCATCTGCATGCGAAAGGCGAGCTCGTAGGTGTTGATGCGGGCGGCGAGCTGTGTCTCTGCCGGATTTGCAGCGGCGAATTCGGTGTTCCACTGCTTCAGCAAGTCCAGGCGTGCACGCTGCTGCGCACGCGACACGCCTTTCGGCGGCGTGAGGTAGGCGATGGGCTCACCGGTGCTGCGGAAGGGCACGCCTTGATACGCTGCTGGCATGAAGCCGTTCGACCAATTCAGCGCTCCATTCACCGGTGCACCCTGATGATCCAGGAGCACGACAAAGGCAGGCAGATTCTCACTTTCACTGCCTAGGCCATACGTCACCCAGGAGCCCATGCACGGCCTGCCAGGTAGGATGAAGCCGGTATTCATCTGGAAGATGGCGGGGCCGTGGTTGTTGCTCTCTGCGTGCATGCTGCGGATCACGCAGAGATCATCGGCATGCCGCGCCAGATTCGGAAACGTCTCCGCCATGTCGATGCCGGCCTGTCCATGCTTCGCAAAGCGGTAGTAGCTCTGCATGGCGACATTTTTAGTCTTTCTGCCCGGGAAGGCATCCTCCGGCTTCCACACGGGGATGGTTTTGCCTGCCATTTGGCCAGCTCGGGTTTCGGATCGAACAAATCGACGTGCGACGGCCCGCCATACATGAAGAGGAAGATCACCGATTTCGCTTTGGGAGCGAAATGGGGCATCCGTGGTGCCAGCGGATTCGCTGGGCTGAGCACTCCTCTGCACCAGCAGGGATTGCAGCGCCAGTGAACCGAATCCGGCCTCCGGCACTGCGTTAAAATCCGACGCGTAGTGAGTGCGTGCATGTTTGCAGTAGAACAACGCGCCAGCGCTTCGGCATCCTTGCTGGTCATGTCGCCGCCGTCTCCAGCATCTGCCGAGGTGTTCTACCTTGGTGGCCGCTTTGCTTCAGAGAGAGGGGGCCTCATGGGAGGGGATGCAGCGGCGCCACCGACACGGCTGCTGGACACAGCGCCTACATGACCAACTCCAGCCATGCTCACCCATCCACCTCCAGGAAGCTCCGCCCCGCGAAATGTCGGAGATGGTCCGTATCGGATCGGGCCAGCCGAGTCGCCACGGCGAAGATGCTGGATTACTACAAGCGCATGGGCATCCGCGTCACGCCGCAGATGACGCTGGCACCAGAACCTGTGCGCAAAAAGCGGGGCCGCCGCGCCTGATGGACCTCACCCGCCCTGCACGGGCGGCATGATCGCCACCTCCGCGCCGTCATGCAGTACGGCATCACGCTTCACATACGTTTGATCGAGAGCGAGGAGCAGGCTGCCATCCCACTCACGCAGTCGCGGCCAGCGCTGATAGAGGCTTTCCAGCAAATCGGCATCCGCATGCCCTGGGGCACTCCAGCGGTATCTCAGCCACATTTGTGATGTCCTTGAGGACAGAAAAAACAGCACTCGCACAGTCATGTCGGTCACGCAGGGTTCAAGAATGCCGATGCAGGGCAGATTACGGAAGCGGCCCTGGTAATCCATGCCGCAATCCGACGACGAACTCGTCCTCGATCTCGAAGCCGATGTCCTCCACGGCGACCTCACGCACACGCTCGCGCTTTTTGGCCAGCAGCACGGCTGTGCGCAGCGTGGCGGGCTTTTGCTCGGCGATTTTTCCCCGCAGCGCACTCAGTGTGAGGCCGGTATCCAGGATGTCATCGAGCAGCAGCACGTCTTGGTCACGGAAATCGAGCCCCGGTGGCCAGTTCATCTGAACCTCACCGCTGCTGGAGGTGCCACCATGATAACTGCTCGCGCTCAGTGTGTAGAGCCGCACAGGCACCTCCAGATGCCGTAGCAGATCTGCTACAAAGAACAGGGAGCCATCCATCAGCGCCAGCACGCTCACGGTTTTGCCCGCGTAGGCGGCATTCAGCGTCCCAGCCATCGCGGCGACACGTGTCTGGATTTGCTCTGCGGAGAGCAAAATACGTTCAAGATCCGCTAAAACTCCGGTGACAGGCGATGGCATGGTGTGCTCCTTTATAACGCGATGTCCACCCCTGACAAACTCAACCTCCAAGACCTCCGCGTCGGCTACGATCTGGATACCCTGACGGAACAGAACACGCCTGCTGATCCCGTGGGCTTTTTCAGCTCTGGTTTCCATGATGCGCTAGCCCACCACCCCAGAGCCGAATGCCATCTGCTCGCTACCGCCACAGCGGATGGCATGCCGAATGCGCACCGTTTTGCTCAAAGGCATCGACGCACGGGCTTTCAGTTTTCACGAACTACGAAAGTGCCAAAGGCCGCGAGCCGGGCCGCCAATCGCGCGCCGCTGCCTGTTTCCTATGGAATGAGCGGCACCGCCAGGCCATCGTGCGCGGCACTGTGAGCAAGCTGCCGCATGAGGAGGCGCAGGCCTACTTCGCCACGCGACCGCAGGGGGCACCAGATCGGTGCCTGGGCTCCGCGCAGAGCCAGATCATCCCTGACCGCCAGTGGCTGGAGAGCGCGCTGCGGAGTTCACAGCCAAATTCGGCCAAGAGGTGCCCCGCCCGCCTTTTTGGGGCGGATAGCACGCTGCTGCCGAGTGAGATCGAGTTCTGTAGGCCGCACGAACGCACTGGCTGGATCGCCTTCTCTACATCCGTGAAAATGGAGCCGGGTGAAGAAGCGCGTGAGTCCATGAGTCCCCGCAAAAAGTAGCCTCACAGCAGCTCACGCAGCCCGGTGTGGCGCTTGCGGCTCTCTTGGCGGCTGACGGCCAAAGCGAGCGCTTTGTCATCGCCGACGAGGATGCAGAGGCGCTTCGCACGGGTGATGGCGGTGTAGATGAGACGCTCAGCAGGATGGTGTGCTGCGTGCTCACGGGGATGATGACGCAGGGGAATTCCGCTGCCTTGGCTCTTATGAATGGTCAAAGCGTAGGCGAGTTGGCTCATCGAGCCCGCCGGGTTTGTAGGCGACGAGGCGGTCGGTTCATAGCGCACCTGCACTTGAGCGGGTCGGTGTCGACGGAGGCGATGTGGCCGATGTCGCCGTTGAAGACGTCTTTGTCGTAGTTGTTGGCGGTTTGATGACTTTGTCGCCGACGCGGAAGGTGGTCTGAAAGCGCTCGATCTCGAATTTCAGCTCATTGCGGGCGGATTGAGGGCGAGTTGCAGGGCGTCAGGCCGAGCGACTGCCGTGCCGAGCAGGTGGCGATTCATCGGCGTGAGAACCTGGATGTCGCGGACGGGGTCAAACCATAGCGATTGGCGGCAGTCGTGTGTGGGCAACCTGACGATGGTGGCGCGGATGTCGTCGGGCGTGGCGGCTTCGAGGAAAGAAGTCGCTGTTCTTCACCGGCCACAGCTCCGGCACCTGACCGCGATTGATGGCACGCGCGGTGGTGATGATGCGGCTGGTGGCGGCCTGGCGGAAGATTTCCGCGAGTTTCACGCAGGAACTGCCGCCGCTGGCGATGAGGTCATTCAAAACCATGCCGGGGCCGACGGAGGGCTGATCGGCATCACCCACGATGAGCGTGCGCTCCGCCCGGCAATGCGGCGAGGAATGCGCCATGAGCGGTGCGTCGATCGTCATGCTGGCCTCATCGACGACGAAGAGGTTGCCGACGAGCGGCTTGCCGCGGTGGCGGCCCCACTGGCCTTCGCCTCGAATTCTGAGCAGGCGGTTATGGTCTTCGCCTCCATGCCAGTGCTTTCGGCAGAGGCGCTTCGCCGCACGGCCAGTCGGGCGGCGAGGACGATTTTCACGCCTTTGCTGTCCAGTATCACGAGGATGCTGCGCAGGATCGTCGTCTTGCCCACGCCGGAGCTACCGGTGATGATGAGCATGCGGTGCTTCAAAGCCTCCCGCACGGCCTGCGCTGGCGGGGCGAGTTCTTTGCCGGTTTTTTTCATCACCCAGGTCAAGCGGCCTGGCAATGTCGATCGGGGATAGTCAGCGGGCAATGGGGCGAGTGACTTCACATTCGCGGCGATGCTCTGCCTTAGTGGCGCGGAGCTTGGAAGGTATAAAAAGTCGCCATGACGCTCGATTTGGCTTTCGGCGATGAGGGCCTCGATCTGCGGTGGGACGAGCGCATCCGCCTGGAGCAGCGCGATGGCTTTTCGGCCAATTTGGCCTCTGGGAAGCAGCAGTGGCCACTTTGGGCCGCTGTTTCCAAAACATGCAAAATGGCCGCTTTGATTCGCTGCGGGGCATCTGCGGCCACTCCGAGCTGGTAGGCGATGTCATCCGCCGTTTTGAAGCCGATGCCGCGAATGTCCTGCGCCAGCCGATACGGGTTTTCCTTCAAGATGGCCTGCGCTTCGGCACCGTAAGTCTTGTAGATGCGCAGCGCTCCGTTCGGAGCTGATGCCGTGCTGGTGGAGGAAGAGCATGATGCCGTGGACGCTTTGCTTCATCCACGATTCGCGGATTTCCGAGCCGGCGCTTTTTGCCCACGCCTTCCACGTCCTCCAGCCGCTTCGATTCGTTCTCGATGATCTCAAACACCTTCGGGCCAAATTTTTCGACGATGCGCTTTATACGCCGGGCCAATACCGTCGATCAAACCACTGCCGAGGTAGCTCGGGATGCCGTTGAGCGAACCGGGCCGTTTCAGCTTCAACTCATCCGCTTTGAACTGCGGCCCGAAGTCGCGATTCGGCTCCCAGGTGCCGCGCCTCGAATTCCTCGCCGGTGACGACACGCGGCGCTTTGCCGAGCAGGCTGACGGTGTCGCGCGTTTGCCCTCTGGCATCACTTTGAGGATGCAGTAGCCGTTGTCCTGCTGCCAGAAACACCACGCGCTCCACGAATCCGCGAAGGACTTCGTTTTTTGCGGGTTGGGGCGTGGTGGCGGTGCGCGTAGAGATAGGCCGTGCCATAGGGCTCGCAACAAGAAGACTCACCACCACCGGTGCGCGGCCTACGCCGATAAATTTGAACGATAAGACCCTGCGGAGCAGACAGACGGACGTTGCCACAGTGAAATTGGCACGTTACCTGTCGGCCGCCCGCTCGCTCCATCATGAAATCGTCCACTTTTCCGCTTCACCCACTGCCCTGCTTGCCCTGCATGCTGCTGGGCGCATGTGCCTCCTCCACCATGGACTCCCGTCCCTGATGAAGCAAAACTGGAGCAGTATAGAAC
Above is a genomic segment from Verrucomicrobiaceae bacterium containing:
- a CDS encoding AAA family ATPase encodes the protein MLRIRGEGQWGRHRGKPLVGNLFVVDEASMTIDAPLMAHSSPHCRAERTLIVGDADQPSVGPGMVLNDLIASGGSSCVKLAEIFRQAATSRIITTARAINRGQVPELWPVKNSDFFPRSRHARRHPRHHRQVAHTRLPPIAMV
- a CDS encoding AAA family ATPase, which encodes MKSLAPLPADYPRSTLPGRLTWVMKKTGKELAPPAQAVREALKHRMLIITGSSGVGKTTILRSILVILDSKGVKIVLAARLAVRRSASAESTGMEAKTITACSEFEAKASGAATAASRSSATSSSSMRPA
- a CDS encoding DUF1501 domain-containing protein; protein product: MIFLFMYGGPSHVDLFDPKPELAKWQAKPSPCGSRRMPSRAERLKMSPCRATTALRSMDRPASTWRRRFRIWRGMPMISA
- a CDS encoding hypoxanthine phosphoribosyltransferase → MPSPVTGVLADLERILLSAEQIQTRVAAMAGTLNAAYAGKTVSVLALMDGSLFFVADLLRHLEVPVRLYTLSASSYHGGTSSSGEVQMNWPPGLDFRDQDVLLLDDILDTGLTLSALRGKIAEQKPATLRTAVLLAKKRERVREVAVEDIGFEIEDEFVVGLRHGLPGPLP
- a CDS encoding ATP-binding domain-containing protein, producing the protein MSQLAYALTIHKSQGSGIPLRHHPREHAAHHPAERLIYTAITRAKRLCILVGDDKALALAVSRQESRKRHTGLRELL
- a CDS encoding MoaD/ThiS family protein, producing the protein MWLRYRWSAPGHADADLLESLYQRWPRLREWDGSLLLALDQTYVKRDAVLHDGAEVAIMPPVQGG
- a CDS encoding pyridoxamine 5'-phosphate oxidase family protein; this translates as MPSARYRHSGWHAECAPFCSKASTHGLSVFTNYESAKGREPGRQSRAAACFLWNERHRQAIVRGTVSKLPHEEAQAYFATRPQGAPDRCLGSAQSQIIPDRQWLESALRSSQPNSAKRCPARLFGADSTLLPSEIEFCRPHERTGWIAFSTSVKMEPGEEARESMSPRKK